From a region of the Ovis aries strain OAR_USU_Benz2616 breed Rambouillet chromosome 2, ARS-UI_Ramb_v3.0, whole genome shotgun sequence genome:
- the PADI4 gene encoding protein-arginine deiminase type-4 isoform X3 has protein sequence MDPGVRGSRRGWRPRGHETSDPQPRSQASETLSSCQDADRTSLPPVLASAPNWVPGLGVAPGQRRGRGDTASPGGGRAEPQTAGADSRPPLGAGQIKAAAPGPPAAAGTHRPAMAWGTVVHVAPGQPTQAVCVLGTETQLDVYSSAPKGSTSFSITASPGVVVKVAHRPPSKKSPTGLSQWPLEPGLDVSLKLSAASESTGDQQVQISYHGPAPTPVEALLYVTGVALTLCWTECQDFTFKPYNSPVKLPLSSHFTEISLSADISRTGKMKPTGSVKDQRAWTWGPRGQGAILLVNCDRDNPDSSAVDYQDEQLDGNDLEDLSLVTLSTKTPRDFFSKHQLVLHVAKSEMDKVRVFQDNGGRQPSRYSAVLGPERPSHLLELPGGRRSTHFYVEGLAFPDASFPGLVSLHLSLLDASNPELPQSLLFQDSVVFRVAPWIMTPNTQPPKEVYVCRLFENEDFLTSLTALARKAKCKLTVCAQDESVNDRWMQDEMEIGYTQAPHRTLPVVFDSPRNRGLKDFPIKCMLGPDFGYVTRGPQTGSVTDLDSFGNLEVSPPVTVGGKAYPLGRILIGDSGYPSKESQEMHRTLQDFLGAQQVQAPVRLYSDWLSVGHVDEFLSFVPVQKKKENSRK, from the exons ATGGACCCAGGTGTCCGTGGCTCCAGGAGGGGATGGAGACCCAGGGGGCATGAGACCTCAGACCCGCAGCCCCGCTCACAGGCTTCCGAAACCCTCAGCTCTTGCCAGGACGCTGACCGAACCAGCCTGCCACCAGTCCTGGCATCAGCGCCAAACTGGGTCCCCGGCCTGGGGGTAGCTCCAGGACAGAGGAGGGGCCGGGGAGACACCGCCAGCCCCGGAGGAGGAAGGGCTGAGCCACAAACCGCAGGCGCTGACTCACGGCCTCCGCTGGGCGCTGGGCAGATAAAAGCAGCAGCCCCGGGGCCTCCTGCAGCCGCAGGGACGCACAGGCCAGCGATGGCCTGGGGCACGGTGGTCCACGTGGCCCCGGGGCAGCCCACCCAGGCCGTGTGTGTGCTGGGCACCGAGACGCAGCTGGATGTCTACAG CTCTGCCCCCAAGGGCTCCACATCCTTCAGCATCACCGCCTCCCCAGGAGTGGTCGTGAAGGTCGCCCACAGGCCTCCATCCAAGAAGAGTCCCACAGGCTTGTCCCAGTGGCCCCTGGAGCCCGGCCTGGACGTGAGCCTGAAGCTGAGTGCGGCCAGCGAGAGCACAGGGGACCAGCAG GTTCAGATTTCGTACCATGGACCCGCGCCCACCCCGGTTGAAGCCCTGCTCTACGTCACTGGGGTCG cacTTACTCTATGCTGGACAGAGTGCCAAGACTTCACATTTAAGCCTTACAACAGTCCAGTGAAATTGCCActatcatcccattttacag AAATCTCCTTGAGTGCAGACATCAGCCGCACTGGCAAAATGAAGCCCACGGGCAGCGTGAAGGACCAG AGGGCCTGGACCTGGGGCCCCCGTGGGCAGGGCGCCATCCTGCTGGTGAACTGTGACAGAGACAACCCCGACTCTTCCGCCGTGGACTACCAGGATGAGCAGCTTGACGGCAACG ACCTGGAGGACCTGTCCCTGGTGACCCTGAGCACCAAGACCCCCAGGGACTTTTTCAGCAAGCACCAGCTGGTGCTCCACGTAGCCAAATCTGAGATGGACAAAGTCAGGGTGTTTCAAGACAACG GGGGCCGGCAGCCCTCCCGGTACAGCGCGGTCCTGGGGCCGGAGCGCCCGTCTCACCTGCTGGAGCTCCCGGGCGGCCGGCGCAGCACGCACTTCTACGTGGAGGGCCTGGCCTTCCCCGACGCCAGCTTCCCGGGGCTCGTTTCCCTCCACCTCTCCCTGCTGGACGCGTCCAACCCG GAGCTCCCCCAAAGCCTGCTTTTCCAGGACAGCGTGGTCTTCCGTGTGGCCCCCTGGATCATGACCCCCAACACCCAGCCCCCGAAGGAGGTTTACGTGTGCAG GTTATTTGAAAATGAGGACTTCCTGACGTCACTGACCGCGCTGGCCAGAAAAGCCAAGTGCAAGCTGACCGTCTGTGCGCAGGACGAGAGCGTGAATGACCGGTGGATGCAG GACGAGATGGAGATTGGCTACACCCAAGCCCCACACAGGACGCTGCCCGTGGTCTTTGACTCCCCGAGGAACAGAGGCCTGAAGGACTTCCCCATCAAGTGCATGCTG ggtCCAGATTTTGGCTACGTGACTCGCGGGCCCCAGACCGGCAGTGTGACTGACCTCGACTCCTTTGGGAACCTGGAAGTGAGCCCCCCAGTGACGGTCGGGGGGAAGGCGTACCCGCTGGGCAGGATCCTCATTGGGGACAGTGGTTACCCCAG